CCTCGACCTGCTTCACGTACGTCATGCGGTCGCCCGGCAGCGGGGTCGGCCGGAAGACGGTCACCATCGCCGCGGGTGAGCCCGCGAGCCGCCTCGGCAGCAGGCGTGAGCGCAGCCGGTCGAGCAACTCCGGGCGTTTCTCAGGGGTTTCGGCGTCGATCACTTCGAGGACGAGGCCCGCGTAGGGGTGGTCGAGGGCGTGGAGGTCGCGCGGGCCCGCCGCGCCGTCCCGGTAGAGCGTCGTCTCGCGGTCCTGGAACGCGGTGAAGACGTGGGTGCGCTCCTGGTGGACGCGGGCGTCGCGGTTGAGGCGGCGGTTGATCGCCACGGTCCACTTCATGTGGTCGGCGTACCGGCCCTCGGTGATCCAGTACGTGGAGAGGTAGCAGCCGGCCGTGACCGGCTGGGCGATCGCCGACTTCTCCGGGTAGCGCAGGAGTTGCAGGTCCCTGGTGGCCACCCAGCGGCGTCCCGCGTACATCCAGGGCATGGCCATCGCGCCGGCGTAGTAGTGGTCGTCCTCGTACCAGCGGTTGTACGCGTACTCGTGGCCCGGGTGCGGTTCGACCAGGGTGATCAGGGCGTGCCCGGGACGCACTCCGTACGGCCCGACGGCGGCCAGTTCGCCGTAGGTCTCGCTGCGGGTGTCCTCGCTCATGCGGTTCCCCTTTCTCGCGGTCGCCCATACTCTGACGCTCCGTCAGATGATTGGCCAGGGCCGTAGGGCGCCCGATCCGGGGAGGTTTTCGATGTCGCTGCTCACGGGCAGGACGGTCGTGGTGTCGGGGGTCGGGGCGGGGCTCGGCCATCAGGTGGCGGCGGCCGTGGTGCGCGACGGCGGGAACGCGGTGCTCGGGGCGCGCACGGAGGAGAACCTCGCACGGAGCGCCTCCGCCATCGACCCGCGGGGCGCGCACACCGCGTACCGGCCGACGGACATCACCGACGAGGCGCAGTGCGAGGCGCTGGCGGCGCTCGCCGTGGAGCGGTTCGGGCGGATCGACGCGGTCGTCCAAGTGGCGGCCTGGGACAGCTATTTCGGTGGTCTCGAGGATGCGGATTTCGCCACCTGGCAGTCGGTGATCGACGTGAATCTGCTGGGGTCGCTGCGGATCGCGCGGGCGTGTCTGCCGGGGCTGCGGGCGGCGGGCGGCGGGTCGGTGGTGTTCATCGGGACGCAGTCGTCGGTGGCGGCGCCCTCGCAGGTGCGGCAGGCGGCGTACGCGGCGTCCAAGGGGGCGCTGACGAGCGCGATGTACTCGCTGGCGCGGGAGTTGGGCCCGCACCGGATCCGGGTGAACACGGTGCTGCCGGGCTGGATGTGGGGGCCGCCGGTACGGGCCTACGTGCAGTTCACCGCGGCGACCGAAGGGGTACCTGAGGAGGAGGTGCTCGGCCGGCTGAGTTCCCGGATGGCGTTGCCCGACCTGGCGACCGACGGGGACGTGGCGGACGCGGCGGTGTTCCTGGCGTCGGACCGGGCGCGGGCGATCACGGGTCAGTCGTTGCTGGTCAACGCGGGGGAGTTGATGCGTTAGGCGCTTCGGACGGCATCCTCAGTTCATCCATATCCGTGAACACGGGCCATCGTCCGGAACATTTTTACTGTCTCTTGACCTTCCGCTCGGTTGCCGTGAGCACGTCACCCCGCCCAGAGTTCACATGCCCGAACCGGCGGTGAACCTGGAAGGGGACCCATGAACAGTCTCGACTGGGCTGTGCTCATCGGCTACTTCGGCGTGATGATCGCGATCGGTGTCTGGTCCCACAAGCGGGTCGACGACGTCAGCGACTTCTTCACCGCCGGCGGCAAGATGCCCTGGTGGCTGTCCGGCATCTCGCACCACATGTCGGGCTACAGCGCGGTGATGTTCACCGGGTACGCCGGTATCGCCTACACCTACGGCGTCACGTCGTTCATCACCTGGTCCTTCCCGATCGCGCTGGGCATCGCCATCGGGTCGAAGCTGTTCGCGCCGCGCGTCAACCGGCTGCGCTCCCGGCTGCACGTGGCCTCCCCGCTCGAATACCTCAAGAACCGCTACAACCTCGGCACCCAACAGGCCCTCGCCTGGTCCGGGATGCTGCTGAAGATCGTCGACGTGGGCGCCAAGTGGGCCGCCATCGCCACCCTGTTGTCGGTCTTCACCGGCATCTCCCTCAACCAGGGCATCCTCATCACCGGCGCAATCACCGCCGTCTACTGCACGATCGGCGGCCTGTGGGCGGACGCGCTCACCGAACTCGGCCAGTTCGTCATCCAGTTGCTGGCCGGGGTCGCGATGTTCGTCGCCGTCGTGCTGAAGCTGAGCGACAAGGGCATCGGGTTCCTCGGCGCCTGGGACGAACCCGCCCTGCACGGCCACGGCAAGCCGCTGGTCGGCCCGTACGGCACCGTGTTCCTGCTCGCGTTCCTGTTCATCAAGCTGTTCGAGTACAACGGCGGCATGCTCAACCAGGCCCAGCGCTACATGGCGACGGGCAGCCCCCGGGAGGCCGAGCGCTCCGCGCGGCTCTCGGCGATCCTGTGGCTGGTCTGGCCCATCGTGCTGTTCTTCCCGATGTGGATGTCGCCGCTGCTGGTCCAGGCGGAGAAGCCCGACGGCTCCGACGCGTACGCCCTGATGACCGAACAGCTGTTGCCGCACGGCCTGTTGGGCCTGGTCATCGTCGGCTTCTTCTCGCACACCATGGCCATGTGCTCCTCCGACGCCAACGCCATCGCCGCAGTCTTCACCCGGGACGTGGCACCGGTGCTCTCCCGGCAGGCCCGGGGCTGGAACGCGCGGTCGGGGCTGATCGCGGCCCGCGTCACCACCGTCGTCTTCCTCGGTCTGTCGATGGCGGTGGCCACGCAGGTCAACTCCCCCGCGTTCAAGGACATCATCACGGTCGTCATCAAGTGGGTCGCCGGTCTGATGGGCCCGATCGCCATCCCGATGATGCTCGGCCTGCTGCGCCCCTTCCGCCGCTCGGGACCGACCGCCGCGCTCACCAGCTGGGCCATGGGCCTGCTCGCGTTCTGGCTGGTGAACTACCCGATCAACTGGAGTGTGGACGGCGGGGTCCCGCTGGAGTACCAGGTGTCGATCCCGCTGGCCGTCTCGCTCGTCCTCTACGTCCTGATCGGCTACCTGAAGCCGGAGGACACCCCGGAACGCCTGGCGATCATCGAACGCGTCAACACGGACGGCGACTCGGCCGCGGCGACGGTACCGGCCCCGGCGGGCGCGGCGGACGGCACGGTGTCCGCGCGGACCCCGGAGTGACCGCCGGGTGACCCGAGGACGACCGTCCGGTGACCCGGGGACGACCGCCGGGTGACCCCTGAGTGAACCCTGCCAGCCTCCGCTATCCCCTCGGATAGCGGGCGAGCCAGCCGGGAGAGGCGCCCGCGGGGCCGTGCAGGGCGGGCCCCTGGGTCATCTCCATGGCGAAGTCGTCGGCGAGTTCGAGCATCGTGGGACGGCCCTCCAGTTCGGCCAGCCAGGCCGGTGGGAGGGCCGTCTCGCCGTGCAGGGCGCCGAGCAGCCCGCCCGCGAGCGCGCCGGTGGCGCCGGAAGGCCCGCCCTGGTTCACGGCGAGGCACAGCCCGTGCCGGACGTCCTCCCCCACCAGCGCGCAGTAGACGGCGGCGGCGAGCACCCCGTCCGCGGTGCCGTCGCCGACGAGTTCCTCCACCCGGCCCGGGGCCGGCCTGCCCTGCCGGACGGCGCCCAGCGCGTGCTGGAGGCCGTCGGAGACGATCTGGTGGCCGGGGCGCGCGGACAGCAGCGCCAGGGCCCGCTGCACGGCCCCGTCGAGGCTCTCGCCCCGCGCCAGCGCGTGCACGATGACGGCGTACGCGCCCGCCGCGAGGAATCCGGTCGGATGACCGTGGGTCTGCGCGGCGCACTCCACCGCCAACTGGACGACGAGTTGGGGCTCCCAGCCCACCAGCAGCCCGAACGGAGCGGAACGCGTGGTGGCCTCCGGGCCCGGCTCGCCCGGGTTCTTCGGGGACTCCAGGGTGCCCATCCGGTCGTCGCCGAACCCCATCAGCAGCGCCCGGGTCGGCTCACGGCGGGCGTACAGCCACTCCTCGCGCGCCAGCCAGCCGTCCTCCTTGCGGCGCTCGTCGGGTCCCCAGTCGCGCTGGGTGGCCGCCCAGCGCAGATAGGCCCGGTGCAGATCGGTCGGCGGATGCCAGGCGCCGGTGTCCCGGCGGACCTGGGCGCGGATCAGTCCGTCGACGGTGAACAGGGCGAGCTGCGTGAGATGGGTGACGGCGCCGCGCCGCCCGAACCCCAGGCCGAGATCGACGAGGCCGTCGGCGCCGTGTGCGGCCCGGATCTCGTCGAGGGTCATCCCGTCGACGGGGGCGCCGAGCGCGTCGCCGACGGCGGCCCCGAGAAGGGTGCCGCGCACCCGGCTGCGGAAGTCCTGCTGTTCGCTGCGGCCCCAGACGGCGCCGGCTGTCGCACCCACCAAGACCTCCCCAACGGCACCGCCCGCCCGCACGACAGCTCAGCACTGTAATCGAACGGGGACGGTGAGTTGAGGGGTCCGGAGGGTGGGGGAACTGTGAGGCATGGAGCCCCAACCTGCCCCAACCTGTTCGAAACCGGCGGCTTGGGTCCCGACCCGGCGGCGCTCCCGCCGTCGCACAGGTGAGGATGGGACGTCAGGAACACTTCCACGCAACCGCGTTGACCTGTCACCCGATCCGACGAGGGAGAACATCATGTACGGAACGATGAACACGGGCTCCGTGGTGGCGATCGTGCTGGTGGTCGCGCTGATCGCGGCGGGCGTCACCGCGGTGGTCGGCCGCTACCGGAAGGCCGCCCGCGAGGACGCGCCCAGCGACGAGTAGCGGCCGTCACCGGGCGGGGGCCCGGCCGTCACGGCCGCCCCCGCTCCGGTACGAGTTCGGCCCAGACGGTCTTGCCGGGGCCCGGCGCCCGGTCGACTCCCCACCGCTCCGCGTACGCCGCGACGAGCAGCAGCCCGCGCCCCGACTCCGCGCGCGCGTCGACCGGGTCCGGGAGACGCGGAATCCGGTCACCCCGGGCGTCGGTCACCTCGATACGGAGGACTCCGTCGCCGTCGAGCCGGAGCGTCAACCTGAAGTCGCGTCCGGGGACCCGGCCGTGCAGCACGGCGTTGGCGGCGAGTTCCGCGACGACGTGCAGGGCGGCCTCCGACGGTACGCCCCAGTCGACGAGTTGACGTTCGGTGAGGAGCCGGGCGAGACGGGCGCCCCGTCGCGTCGAGGACAACTGCACGCTGAAGGGCCGCGCCGGGGCGGCAGCGTGGGTGATTTCTCGGTTCACGTCACTCAGCGTGGCCGCTTCCCCCTACCCTGAACAGCACTGACGTCGGTACGCAGAGCGACTGTCCGGACGCGCTCCGGAGTCGTCCGGCTGGTGCACGGGAGGTGGACGGGGTGGAGGACGAAGAGGCCACGGCCGTACTCAAGGCGGTGGGCCGCCAGATCAAGGCATGGCGGGAGTCGGCGGGGCTGCGCCAGTCGGAACTGGGGGCGGCCGTCGGCTACAGCGAGGAGATGGTGTCCTCGGTGGAACGGGGGCGACGGGTCCCGAAGCCCGACTTCCTCGACAAGGCGGACAAGGCACTCGGCGCGGGCGGCAAGCTCGCGACGATGAAGGAGGACGTGGAGAAGGCGCGGTACCCGAAGAAGGTCCGTGATCTGAAGCAACTGGAGGACGAGGCGGTGGAGATGGGGGCGTACGCGAGCCATCACATCCACGGGCTGCTCCAGACCCCTCAGTACGCCAGGGAGTTGTATGTCATGAGACGTCCCGCGTACTCGGAGGAGGAGATCGACCGCTACGTCACCGCCCGCGTGGCACGGAAGGCGGTCTTCGAGCGAACACCCCTGCCGCTTCTCACCTTTGTCCAGGAAGAGGTGACGCTACGGCGCCCCCTCGGGGGCAGAATGATTCTGCGGCGGCAACTCGAACACCTTCTGGAGATGAGCAAGTTGCGGCACGTCGAGATTCAGGTGATGCCAAACGACCGCGAGGACCACGCAGGCATGGGCGGCTCGCTCCAACTGCTGAAGCTTCAGGACGGCAAAACACTCGGGCACTCGGAGGGTCAACTCGCCAACCGCCTGATCAGCGACCCCCGAGAAGTCCAGATCCTTGAGATGCGCTATGGCATGATCCGGGCGCAGGCACTCACGCCCCGAGAGTCACTGGCCTTCATCGAGAAAGTCATGGGAGAAGAGACATGACCCCCGCGCTGAACTGGTTCAAGAGCAGCTACAGCAGCAACGACGGCCCAGAGTGCGTCGAAGTCGCCCTGGCCTGGCGCAAGAGCAGCTACAGCGGCAACGACGGTCCCGATTGCGTGGAGATCGCCGTAGCCACCACCTCCGCCACCATCCACGTCCGCGACACCAAGGACCGCCACGGCCCGCAACTCGCCTTCGGGGAGCGCTCATGGACCGGCTTCATCCAGAGCTGCTCGGCGGCATCATGACCACCTCACTGACCTGGTTCAAGAGCAGCTACAGCAGCAATGACGGCCCCGCGTGCGTCGAAGTCGCACTGAACTGGCGCAAGAGCAGCCACAGCAGCAACGACGGCCCCAACTGTGTCGAGGTCGCGATAACGCCCGCCGCCGCCACCGTCCACGTCCGCGACACCAAAGACCGCCGTCGCGCGCCGCTCGTCTTCGGGGGGTCGGCCTGGGGCGAGTTCGCCGGTCAGGTCGGGTAGGTCCGCTCCGCCTGGTGGTTCTCCAGGGCGGCCCGCGCTTCTCCGAGGGCGATCAGGGCCTGGGCGTGGCCGGGATCGCGTTCCACCACCTGGCGCAGGTCCTCGATCGCGCCCTCGGCGTCGCCCAGCCGCCGTCTGGTCCGTGCCCGGCGCACCAGCGCCCACGTGTAGCCGGGTGACAGTTCCACGGCCTGGTTCAGGTCGGCCAGCGCCTGCTGGTCGCGGCCCAGTTCGTAGTGGGCGGCGCCCCGGCCCGCGAGGACGGAGGGGTAGTCGGGTTGGAGCGTGAGGGCTCTGCCGAATTCCGTGACCGCCTCCTCGAAGCGGCCCGCACGGCGGTACGTCTCTCCGCGTTCCGACGCGACCCACGCCGAGCCGGGTGCGGCGCGGACGGCCCGGTCGAGGTCGGTGAACGCCCGCTCCCAGTCGCCGAGTTCCGCTCGCAGGCGGGCTCGGCGGACCAGCGGCCAGAGGCGGGTCCCGTCGGCGCCCACGGCTCGGTCGAAGTCGGCGAGTGCCTCGTCGTACCGGCCGAGGGCGTGCAGGCAGACGCCTCTGGACGAGAGGGCGTCGCTGTCGGTCGGGTCGAGGGCGACGGCCCGGTCGAAGTCGGCGACGGCCTGCGGCAACCGGCCCGCCAGCCGGTGGGTCTCCCCTCGGCCCGCGATGACCCTGGCCATGCCGGGGGTGAGTTCGTCCGCGCGGTCGAAGGCGGCCAGGGCCGCCGGGAGGTCTCCCAGGAACCGCAGGGTGAGTCCCCGGTTGTGGTGGGCCACGTCCAGGTCGGGGGCGTTGCCGACGGCCTGGTCGCACTCGCGCAGCGCGCGCTGGTGGTCCCCCGCGTGACGGAGTTCTATGCCCCGCAGGGTGTGGGCGAGGGCCCGGCCGCGCGCGCTGGTCGCGGGGTGGGCGAGGAGCAGGTCCATCGCGGGGGTCGCCCCGGTGTCGTCGTCCACGAGGAGTCGCGCCAGTCGGCGTCCGAGGTCCTGGAGGTCGGGCGCGGCGGCGGCGTCTCCCGCCTCCTCCAGCATGCGGGCCCAGCGCCGGCCGGCCGCGCGGTCCGTGCCGCAGACCACGATCAGGTCTTCGATCGCCGCCGGGAGCGCGGCCGAGGGGCGGGCGCACAGCGCGTGGTACAGCTCCTCGATCCGCAGCTCGCGCCAGTGCTCCTGATCCCACTCCTGGTGGGGGCGCAGCCCGTCCGCCGCCTCGGCGCGCCACCGTCCGAACTCCGCGGCGAGCCGCTGGTGCCGCTCGGTCCAGCCGCGGGGGGAGCGGCGCCGTTGCAGCCGGAGCATCGGGCCGCGGACCAGGCCGTGGTAGCGCAGGCGGTCCCCGCGGTCGTCGACGAACGCCAGTCCGCGCAGCCAGCCGAAGAGGGCGTCCGCCTCGTCGTCGGGGCACTCGGCGGCGGCCCGGAACACGTCCATGTCCAGGCTGCGGGGCAGGGCGCAGGCGAGGGCGAGGGCGCGGTGTGTCGGGTTCTGCTCCCACTTCAGGAAGCGTTCGACGGCCGTGGCGCTGAAGTCGCCCACGTCGTCGGGGTCGGTGGGGCGCTGTTCGGCCAGGGTGGAGACCAGGACCGGGAGGCCACCGGTGAGCCGCAGGACCTCCTCGACGACGGGTTCCGCGACGACGCCTCTGTCGGCGAGCAGGCCGCGCGTCTCCGCCTCGGTGAACGGGCCGAGCGGCAGGTCGGCGACGAAGTCCGCGAAGCCGCCCCAGCGGGCGGTGTCGAAGGGGTGCTGGCCGGCGGTCACGACGACGACGGTGGCGGGCAGGGCGCCGTGCCGGTCGGTCGTCATCGTCTCGTGCAGCCAGCCGTCGAGGAACGGCCCGGTCCGCTCGTAGGTGTCGAAGAACAGGACGATCCAGGGGGCGGACGAGGCCGCGTCGGTGAGTTCGGTGAGCAGCGCCGGGGTGAGCACCCGCTCGGGCGACAGGACCAGTTGGACGTCCTCCTGGTTGCGGAAGCGGGCGCTGAGCCCCGCCCGCACCCGGTCGGCGTGGTGGGCGAGCCGCTCCGCGTCGAGCGCGCCGGCGAAGGCGCCCACGCCCGGCACCATGCCGAGGCCCACCAGCCCGGCCCGCGCCACCAGCACGCTGCCCGTGGACGGTCCGTCCGGCTCCGGGTCCGTCGGCCCGGGTCCGGCCGTCACGACGGCCTCCGCCTCGTGCCGTCGGTCGCGGTGCGCGGCCAGCAGCCGGTCCAGTTCCTTGAACCGTGCTCCCTGGGCGCCGAGTTGGCGGCTGATGGCGCCCATCGCCTCCGCCGCGCTGGCTCCCGCGCTCTCGTCGACGTAGGCGGTCAGGGCGCCCTTCTCCCGGGCTATCTGCTCCAACTCGCGGACCAGGAAGGTCTTTCCGACGCCCGCGTCGCCGTGCACATGGAAGAGGAAGCGGTGCCGTTCGTCCTCGGGCGCGGTCTCCAAGTTGGCGCGGAAGGCGGCGCGTTCGCGACCGCGTCCGACGAATCCGGCGCGGCTGCGCTGCCGGATCAGCTCCTGCATCGAAGGTCGCGTCGACCCCATCCCGGCCCCACCCCCGCGGTTCGCCCGCTCAGAGTCTGGCAGAGTCCGCGGGGCGGGGAGAGGCCGGAACGCGCACCCACCCGCCGGTGGTCTGGCCTGAAGTCGATGGGGAGGGTGGTGGGGCCAGTGGGCAGGACCACCTCATGACGCCCACCACCCCCACCGCCCGCACCACCACGACCGCCCCCGCCGCTCCGCCCGTCTCGCGTGCCCTGGTGCTCTGCGCCGGGGTGCTCACCGGCGTCCTCGCGCTGTACATCGCGCTCGTGGCGTTCGGGAACGTCACCGACTTCGGGACCAATCAGCAGTTCGTCCGGCATGTGCTGGCCATGGACACCACGTTCAGGGACGACGACGTGATGTGGCGGGCGATCACCAGCCGTCCGGTGCAGGACGCCGTGTACGTCGCGATCATCGGGTGGGAGGCCGTCGCCGCGCTGGCGCTCGCCGCCGGGACCTGGTTCTGGGGGCGGCGGGACGTCGCGCGGGCCCGGCGGTGGTCGACGGGCGGGCTGCTCATGCTGATGCTGCTGTTCGGCGCCGGGTTCATCGCCGTCGGCGGGGAGTGGTTCTCGATGTGGCAGTCCAAGGACTGGAACGGGCTGGAGGCCGCGACCCGGGTCTTCCTGCTCAGCGGGGTCGCGCTGCTCTTCGTCCAGCTCCCCGAGGGGTTCGGGCGCGCGCGGTCCTGACGCGCGGTCCATCCCCTCCGTCGCGTGGCGCCACTCGTGTGGGTGAGACGCCGTGTCCGCGCTCCCGGGCGCGCGGGTCGGGCCGCGAGACTGGTCGGACCTATAAGCCGCATAACCGAAGGAACGTCATGGCGGAAGAGCTGTACGCGACCTTGAAGACCAACCAGGGCGACATCGTGGTCCGGCTGCTGCCGGAGCACGCCCCCAAGACGGTGCGCAACTTCGTGGATCTCGCGACCGGCGCCCGCGAGTGGATCGACCCGAACACCGGCCGGCCGAGCAGCGAGCCCCTCTACGACGGGACGGTGTTCCACCGGGTCATCGAGGGTTTCATGATCCAGGGCGGTGACCCGCTGGGGAACGGATCGGGTGGGCCCGGGTACAAGTTCGCCGACGAGTTCCACCCGGAGCTGGCCTTCACCAAGCCCTATCTGCTCGCCATGGCCAACGCGGGCCCCGGCACCAACGGTTCGCAGTTCTTCATCACTCTCGCGCCCACCACCTGGCTCACCAACAAGCACACCATCTTCGGCGAGGTCGCCGACGACGCCGGCCGCAAGGTCGTCGACGCGATCGGTACGACGGCCACCAACCCGCGCAACGACCGCCCGGTGCGGGACGTGATCGTCGAGAAGGTGACCGTCGAGAAGCGATGAGCCGCCGACCGGCCGGCCCGCGCGCCGTCCAGGCGCCGGAGGACGGCGGTCGTGCTGGTCGAGCGCCGGGACGGCGGTCGTCCTAGTCGACCACGGCCACCTTCGTGCCCGTCGTCCCGAACGCCCACAGTGCCGTCCCGTCCGCCGTGCGCAGGCGGATGCCGCCGGTCCCGGTGCCCGCCGGGGCCGGCGGCGGGGACGAGCCGTCCACCGCGTTGGAGAAGGCGAGGTTCACGCCCGCCTTCTTGCCGAAGTAGAGGATGTGCTCGATCTTCACGCCGTCCGAGCCGGTGATCACGCCCGGATTGCGCAGGGAGACCGTGTAGCTGCCCGCGTCGGGGGCGATCGTGCCCGGCCACACCGCGAAGGTGCGGCGGGCCGCGTCGCTCGCGTCGACGAGCCAGACGCGGTGCTGCGCCACCGAGTAGACGATCCTGCGGCCCACCCCTGAGCCGTCCGGCACCACCGTCGGCGTCGGCTTCGGGGACGCCGGGGCCGACACGCTGGGGCGCGGGGTCGGGCTCGCGGCGGCCGTGGGGGCCGGGTGCGGGCCCCGGTCCGCCTGTACGGCCAGGGCGGCGACCGCCGCGACCGCTCCCACGGTCAGACCGGTGACCCAGACCCACGAAGGCAGTCGGGCTGGCACGGGCACGCAACTCCTCAGCTACACGTCCTCGTCAAACAGAGGTCGGATCATCGTACTCACTCCAGCACG
The sequence above is a segment of the Streptomyces griseoviridis genome. Coding sequences within it:
- a CDS encoding SDR family oxidoreductase is translated as MSLLTGRTVVVSGVGAGLGHQVAAAVVRDGGNAVLGARTEENLARSASAIDPRGAHTAYRPTDITDEAQCEALAALAVERFGRIDAVVQVAAWDSYFGGLEDADFATWQSVIDVNLLGSLRIARACLPGLRAAGGGSVVFIGTQSSVAAPSQVRQAAYAASKGALTSAMYSLARELGPHRIRVNTVLPGWMWGPPVRAYVQFTAATEGVPEEEVLGRLSSRMALPDLATDGDVADAAVFLASDRARAITGQSLLVNAGELMR
- a CDS encoding sodium:solute symporter family protein, whose translation is MNSLDWAVLIGYFGVMIAIGVWSHKRVDDVSDFFTAGGKMPWWLSGISHHMSGYSAVMFTGYAGIAYTYGVTSFITWSFPIALGIAIGSKLFAPRVNRLRSRLHVASPLEYLKNRYNLGTQQALAWSGMLLKIVDVGAKWAAIATLLSVFTGISLNQGILITGAITAVYCTIGGLWADALTELGQFVIQLLAGVAMFVAVVLKLSDKGIGFLGAWDEPALHGHGKPLVGPYGTVFLLAFLFIKLFEYNGGMLNQAQRYMATGSPREAERSARLSAILWLVWPIVLFFPMWMSPLLVQAEKPDGSDAYALMTEQLLPHGLLGLVIVGFFSHTMAMCSSDANAIAAVFTRDVAPVLSRQARGWNARSGLIAARVTTVVFLGLSMAVATQVNSPAFKDIITVVIKWVAGLMGPIAIPMMLGLLRPFRRSGPTAALTSWAMGLLAFWLVNYPINWSVDGGVPLEYQVSIPLAVSLVLYVLIGYLKPEDTPERLAIIERVNTDGDSAAATVPAPAGAADGTVSARTPE
- a CDS encoding ADP-ribosylglycohydrolase family protein, with the translated sequence MGATAGAVWGRSEQQDFRSRVRGTLLGAAVGDALGAPVDGMTLDEIRAAHGADGLVDLGLGFGRRGAVTHLTQLALFTVDGLIRAQVRRDTGAWHPPTDLHRAYLRWAATQRDWGPDERRKEDGWLAREEWLYARREPTRALLMGFGDDRMGTLESPKNPGEPGPEATTRSAPFGLLVGWEPQLVVQLAVECAAQTHGHPTGFLAAGAYAVIVHALARGESLDGAVQRALALLSARPGHQIVSDGLQHALGAVRQGRPAPGRVEELVGDGTADGVLAAAVYCALVGEDVRHGLCLAVNQGGPSGATGALAGGLLGALHGETALPPAWLAELEGRPTMLELADDFAMEMTQGPALHGPAGASPGWLARYPRG
- a CDS encoding ATP-binding protein: MNREITHAAAPARPFSVQLSSTRRGARLARLLTERQLVDWGVPSEAALHVVAELAANAVLHGRVPGRDFRLTLRLDGDGVLRIEVTDARGDRIPRLPDPVDARAESGRGLLLVAAYAERWGVDRAPGPGKTVWAELVPERGRP
- a CDS encoding helix-turn-helix domain-containing protein, translated to MEDEEATAVLKAVGRQIKAWRESAGLRQSELGAAVGYSEEMVSSVERGRRVPKPDFLDKADKALGAGGKLATMKEDVEKARYPKKVRDLKQLEDEAVEMGAYASHHIHGLLQTPQYARELYVMRRPAYSEEEIDRYVTARVARKAVFERTPLPLLTFVQEEVTLRRPLGGRMILRRQLEHLLEMSKLRHVEIQVMPNDREDHAGMGGSLQLLKLQDGKTLGHSEGQLANRLISDPREVQILEMRYGMIRAQALTPRESLAFIEKVMGEET
- a CDS encoding DUF397 domain-containing protein, yielding MTPALNWFKSSYSSNDGPECVEVALAWRKSSYSGNDGPDCVEIAVATTSATIHVRDTKDRHGPQLAFGERSWTGFIQSCSAAS
- a CDS encoding DUF397 domain-containing protein, whose translation is MDRLHPELLGGIMTTSLTWFKSSYSSNDGPACVEVALNWRKSSHSSNDGPNCVEVAITPAAATVHVRDTKDRRRAPLVFGGSAWGEFAGQVG
- a CDS encoding tetratricopeptide repeat protein; translation: MQELIRQRSRAGFVGRGRERAAFRANLETAPEDERHRFLFHVHGDAGVGKTFLVRELEQIAREKGALTAYVDESAGASAAEAMGAISRQLGAQGARFKELDRLLAAHRDRRHEAEAVVTAGPGPTDPEPDGPSTGSVLVARAGLVGLGMVPGVGAFAGALDAERLAHHADRVRAGLSARFRNQEDVQLVLSPERVLTPALLTELTDAASSAPWIVLFFDTYERTGPFLDGWLHETMTTDRHGALPATVVVVTAGQHPFDTARWGGFADFVADLPLGPFTEAETRGLLADRGVVAEPVVEEVLRLTGGLPVLVSTLAEQRPTDPDDVGDFSATAVERFLKWEQNPTHRALALACALPRSLDMDVFRAAAECPDDEADALFGWLRGLAFVDDRGDRLRYHGLVRGPMLRLQRRRSPRGWTERHQRLAAEFGRWRAEAADGLRPHQEWDQEHWRELRIEELYHALCARPSAALPAAIEDLIVVCGTDRAAGRRWARMLEEAGDAAAAPDLQDLGRRLARLLVDDDTGATPAMDLLLAHPATSARGRALAHTLRGIELRHAGDHQRALRECDQAVGNAPDLDVAHHNRGLTLRFLGDLPAALAAFDRADELTPGMARVIAGRGETHRLAGRLPQAVADFDRAVALDPTDSDALSSRGVCLHALGRYDEALADFDRAVGADGTRLWPLVRRARLRAELGDWERAFTDLDRAVRAAPGSAWVASERGETYRRAGRFEEAVTEFGRALTLQPDYPSVLAGRGAAHYELGRDQQALADLNQAVELSPGYTWALVRRARTRRRLGDAEGAIEDLRQVVERDPGHAQALIALGEARAALENHQAERTYPT
- a CDS encoding DUF2165 domain-containing protein, giving the protein MTPTTPTARTTTTAPAAPPVSRALVLCAGVLTGVLALYIALVAFGNVTDFGTNQQFVRHVLAMDTTFRDDDVMWRAITSRPVQDAVYVAIIGWEAVAALALAAGTWFWGRRDVARARRWSTGGLLMLMLLFGAGFIAVGGEWFSMWQSKDWNGLEAATRVFLLSGVALLFVQLPEGFGRARS
- a CDS encoding peptidylprolyl isomerase, producing the protein MAEELYATLKTNQGDIVVRLLPEHAPKTVRNFVDLATGAREWIDPNTGRPSSEPLYDGTVFHRVIEGFMIQGGDPLGNGSGGPGYKFADEFHPELAFTKPYLLAMANAGPGTNGSQFFITLAPTTWLTNKHTIFGEVADDAGRKVVDAIGTTATNPRNDRPVRDVIVEKVTVEKR